From Corallococcus caeni:
TTCGGGATGGACGTGACCGAGTCCCGGCCTTCCAGCAGGTTCTCCCAGAACCGCTCGACGTCCGGAGCGCCGGGGAACTGGCCCGACATGCCGATGATGGCGATGTCGCGCGAGCCGGTCCCGCCGTGCGCCGCGACGGGGGCGACGGGCCGGGGGCCAGGCGCGGTCTCCTTGAGCAGGCGCATCGCCTCCTCGCGCGACAGCTCCCTGCGCGCCACCTTCTCCAGGATGTCCCTGCGACGGAGGGCTTCCCTATCCATGTCTGCGCTCCAGGAAGTCATCGACCTCGTCGATGGACACGTCGCCCGATTCGAGCGCCGCGAGCATCGAGAGCATTTCGTCCTCGCCATTCACGGGGGCCCGTGAGGGCGCGCTCCCGCGCAGCTCCAGGATGTGTCTGGCGAGCTGACGGACGGAGCCGTAGTTGAACAGGTCCGTGCTGCGCAGCGCGACGGACAGGGCCCGGTTGAGCTTGTCCGACAGGTCCACCGCGAGGATGGAGTCCACCCCCAGCTCCGCGAAGGGCAGCTCCGGGAGCAGCTCGTGCTCCGGGATGCGCAGCACCACCGCGGCCACCTGGATGATCTCCCGCTCCACCTGCCGGCGCTGCTCCTCGCTGGAGCCCGTCACGCGAGGCGTGGCGGCCGGAGGCTTCGGCACGGGCGCCGGAGGTGCCTCCGGACGCGGCGGCGCGGGAGGCTTCGGGGGCGCGGACACCACGGGAGCCGGCGGCTGCGCGGACACCATGGCGGGAGCGCCCACGCACCCGTCGCTGACTCCCAGCATCACGTGCTGGGCAAGGCCGTGCCCCAGCCCGCCGGGCTGTCCGCAGGCCACGAGCGGCCGGAAGCCCGTGTCCTGGAGCGCCGCGCTCCAACCCGGGATGCTCAGGAGGGGCGCGTCGGGGAGCCGGTCCGCCACGTCCTCGAAGAGCCACCAGCCCTTGAGGAAGCCGAACGTCAGCGTCGTGTACTCGGGGACATCCGTGAGCTCGCTGATGGCGAGCCAGCCGTGGTGCTTCATCAGCACCTTCACCTGCTCCAGCGTCCTGCGGATGTTCTTCGTCGCGTGGAGCACGTTGGTCCCCATCACGAGGTCGAAGGAGCCCGGCACCAGGCCCTGGGCCTCCGGGCGCTTCTCCACGTCGAGCACCTGGAAGGTGGCGAAGGGATACGCGGCGCCGAACTGCTTGCGGGCCGCGTTGACGAAGCCCAGGCCCACGTCGGTGAAGACGAACTCCACCGCGCCGACGTCCTTGAGCGCCTCCAGCACGAACGCCGTCGTGCTCCCCGTGCCGGCGCCCACCTCCAGGATGCGGACGGGCTCCTGGCTCCCGGAGCGGCGGCGCTCCTCCACGAACCAGCGGCACATGATGGCCACCAGGCGGTTGAAGTAGTCCGCGAGCGGGTGGCCCCGGTAGTAGGCCTCCACGAGCGCGCTGGAGGAGTCCGGGAACAGCACCTCCGTTGGCAGCAGCTCCCCGCGCAACACCTCATGGGCCCGGGACAGCGTCGCCCACATCAGGTCCAGGTGCGGCTTGAACTCCGGATGCGTGACGAGCAGGTGCTCCCGCCAGGCCTCCAGCTCGCGCGCGTCCGGTGACGTCTCCGCGCGGGGCGTGACGCGGATGAAGGTGCCACGGCGCTCCACGTAGCCGCCGCGCTCCAGCACGCCCAGCATCGCCTGCCAGAGGCGCGCGTGGTCCTCCACCACGCCCACCTGCCGCGCCCGTGTCTGGGCGTCCCACTCCTCGCCCGCGTGGACCACGGCGCCCAGACGCTTCAACGCGCCCAGAAGCATCGCGCGGCCCCAGGCCTCCACCTGGGCATAGGCGTCCTCGACACCGGGCAGCCGGCCACCGGCCCGCTGTTCCCAGACCGGCGCCTCCTGGAGCGCTCGGGCTTCGAGGCCAGGGGTCGCCGGTGCGTACACCTCCACGCTCCGGCTGAAGTCCACGCCCAGCCGCTCCAGCAGTGGGCGCGTGCCCTTGAAGATCATCATCTGCGGCGCCGCCCCCGCGAGCACCGCCTCCATGCCCTCCATGCCCTCGTGGGCTTCCATGGGCAGGATGCCCTGGTTCTCCAGCCGCCTGCGCAGCCCCTCGTCGGCCACGAGGCCCAGGCTTCCCCACGAGCCCCAGTTCAGCGCGAACGCGGGCACGTTCTTCACCTCGCGCAGCCACGCCGCGTAGGCGTCCTGAAACGTGCAGCCCGCCGAGTAATTCGACGCGCCCACGTTGCCCCAGAAGGACTGGCCCGAGGAGAAGAAGACCGCGCACTCCAGCGGCTCTCCCTCCAGCGCCGCGTGCACCGCCACGCTCGCCTTCACCTTCGAGTCCAGCACCGTGCGCAGCATGCCTTCCGTCATCCGCTCCAGGAGTTGGTCCTCGATCACCACGGCGAGGTGGAAGACGCCGTGCACGGTGCCGAAGCGCTGCTTCGCCTGCGCCACGACTCGCGCCGCTTCACCCGGCTTCGTCACGTCCGCCCGCACGTACTCCACTTCGGCTCCGGCGGCCTCCAGCCCCTTCAGCTTCTGCGCGAGGTCTCCCTCCGCTGCACGCCTTCCGACGATGACCAACCGCGCTGCGTACTTCCTCGCCAGCCACTCGCCCACCGCCAGCCCGATGCCTCCTCCTCCTCCCACCAGCAGGTACACGCCCCGCTGCCTCAGCGGCACCCGCCCTTGGTGCAATCGCTTCACTGGCAGCAGCCTGCGCACGTACCGGCGCGCCTGCCTCAGCGCCACGTCCGCTCCCTTGCCGTCCCCTTCCTCTCCCACCACGCCTTCCACCCACTGGCTCCGTGCGATGTCCTCGACACCCACGTCCACGTAGCTCACCCGCAGCGCCGGGTACTCGTTCGCCACCGCCTTGGCGAAGCCCTGCACGCTCGCGCCCCAGGGACGCGGGCTCTCGCCCTCCACCACCCGGTGCGCTCCCACCGTCACCACCCTCAACTCCAAAGGCTTGAGCGCCCAGCCGTGCACGCTCAGCGCCTTCACCAGACTGAAGAGGGCCACCACGCCCCGCTCCTGGCTGGCTTCCAGGGCGGCTTCGTCCTCCACGCGAGCCGTGAGCTTCGCGTCCACGGCTCCCAGGAAGTACAGCCGCGTCAGGCCTCCGGCCTCTTGCAGCCACTCCTGCGCTCCGGCCTCGTCGCGCCGGTTCCATTCCCACTGACCCGGGCCGTGGCGGTGCGTCCGCTCCGACAACCGCACCCGCACCACACCCTCCGCCGCGTGCGCCTGGGCCATTGCCTCTTCCAGCTCGGCGCTGCCTTCGTGGCCCACCAGCACCACTCGCGCGCCTTGCGTCGCGGCGTTCCATTCACGGGCTCTCACCGGTGCAGGTGCGGGTTCCCACCTGGGCGCGTACAGCAGCGCTTCGGCCTTCACGGACGGCTCGGGCTTCGCGGCGGCTTGCGGCTTCGTGTCGCGCCACTCCCGCAGCGTCACCTCGTTCAGCTCGACGCAGACCTCTCCCTTCGCGTCGAGAATCGCGACGTCGTAGCGCAGGCGTCCGAGCTGCTTGATGGCGGCGAAGGCCTCGGTCGGGACGGCGCGGCGGAGCACGACCTCCTCCACCGCGAAGGGCATCACCGTGGTCCCGGGCGCCTGCTCCACCACGCCGAGGACGCTCTGCATCGCGCCGTCCAGCATGCCGGGCGGCAGGCCCCACTGGTTCCACTCCTCCCGCTGCTTCCCGCTCACCGCCAGATGCGACAGGGCCTCCGTCGCGCCGCAACGGACCTCCCTCACGCTCCGGAAGCTCTCGCCGTAACGCAGGCCGATTCCCTCGTAGCGCTGGTACAGCTCCGGCGCGTCGAGCCGCCGCTCACACCGCGCCCGCAGCTCCTCCAACGACACGTGCGCGCCCACCTCGGGCTGCGAGCCCGTGTGGACTTCTCCCTGCGCGTGGGTCGTCCAGCCATCGCCTTCGGTCCCCTGGCTCTGCACCAGGAAGTCCAGCCGGCCGGACTCGCCCCGGCGCAGCGTCAGGCGGACGTCGCGCCCCGCGCCTTCCACCGCCAGCTTCTGCAACCACACCACGCGGCGCAGCGTGTACTGCCCGGGCCCGAGTGCCTGGCGCGCCGCTTCGTGCGCCATCTCCAGATACGCGACGCCGGGAAGGATGGCGTGTCCCCGCACCCGGTGCTCCGCCACCACCCAGGCCTCCTCGGGAAGGCGCCGCGTGAAGACGAGCCCCGTGTCCAGCGTGCCTCCCGCCTCCACGGCTCCGAGCAACAGGTGCGCGTCGCGCGCGGGCTCGCCAATCCAGTGGCGCGTCCGGGCGAAGGGATACGTCGGCAGCGATACGCGACGGCGCTCACGACCCGCGAACAGGCGCGTGCCCTCCACGGAGCCGCCCTTCAACCACGCCGTGGCGAGCGCGTGGAGCTGCTCCGCGAAGCGCGCTCCCGAGGCGCGTGCCTCCCGCCAGCGCGCCTCGTCCGCCGCCGCGTCCATCGGCGGACGCGAGGTGACGTTGGCCACCTCCGCGAACCATGTCCCTCGCGCGCCCGTCGGCTGCCGCAGGGCCTCCCGCAGCTGCTCGCGCAGTTCGGCGACGTTCCGGACGATAAAGGCGGCCCGCACCGCGAAGTGGCGGCGGCCCAGGAGCAACGTGTGGCTGACGTCCTCCAGCGAGGCCACCGCGCCCTCCGCCTCCAGCCATCCATCCAGGTCCCGCATCCGGCGCAGGAGGGCTTCCTCCGTCCGGCCCGACAGGACGATGAGGGCGTGGGAGTCCGGCACCTCTCCCGTGGCACGGGCCTCGACGGGCGCCTCCTCCAGCACGAGGTGGGCGTTGGTGCCGCTGAATCCGAACGAGCTGAGCGCCGCCCTGCGCGGACGGCCTTCCTGGCGCGGCCACGGCTGGAGCTGGCGGACGACGTAGAAGGGGCTCGACTGGAAGTCGATGTGCTCGTTCTCGCGCTCCAGCCCGAGGCTTGGCGGCAGCGAGCCGTGCTCCAATGACAGGAGCAGCTTGATCAGCCCGGTGACACCAGCCGCCGCGGCCGTGTGGCCCACGTTCGTCTTCACCGAACCCAGGCCGCAGAAGCGCGTGCGGTCCGTGGATGCTCGGAAGGCGTTCGTCAGGGCCTGCACTTCGATGGGGTCTCCCAGCCGGGTGCCCGTGCCGTGCGCTTCCACGTAGCTGATGGTTTCGGGGTGCACGCCGGCCCGTTCGTAGACGGAGCGCTCCAGTTCCTCCTGCGACAGGGCGCTGGGCGCGGTCAGGCCGTTCGTCTTGCCGTCCTGGTTGACGCCCGTGCCCTTGATGACGCCGTAGATGTGGTCGCGGTCGCGCAGGGCCGCCGCCAGCGGCTTGAGGACGACCGCCGCCGCGGCTTCTCCGGGGACGAAGCCGTCCGCGCCGTCGTCGAACGTGCGGCACTGGCCGCGCGGGGACAGCATGCCGGCGTTGCTGGTCTTGATGTAGAACGACGGCGTCACGGCGATGAAGACGCCGCCCGCCACCGCCATCTCACAGTCGCCCGCGAGCAGGCTCCGGCATGCGAGGTGGATGGCCGTGAGCGAGGAGGAGCAGGCGGTGTCGAGCGAGATGCTCGGGCCCTTCAGGTTGAGGAAGTAGGACAGCCGCGCGGGGATGACGGAGCAGTCGTTGCCCGCCAGCGCCTGCGCTTCGGTCTGCACTCCGGCCTGCTGGAGGTTGAGGGTGTAGTCGCCCGCGTTCACTCCGGCGAAGACGCCCACGCGCAGCCGGGAGGCTTCGTCGGTGGCGTAGCCGGCGTCTTCCAGCGCGCTCCAGCACTCCTCCAGGAACACGCGCTGCTGCGGTTCGGCCAACTCGGCTTCTCGGCCGGTGATGCCGAAGAAGCGCGCGTCGAACTTGTCGATGTCGGTGAGGAAGCCGCCCCACTTGCAGTGGGTCTTGTCGCGCTTCATCGGATCCGGATCGTAGTGCCGGGTCCAGTCCCAGCGGCTCGCGGGGACCTCGGTGATGGCGCTGCGGCCGGACTCCAGCAGCTTCCAGAAGGCACGCGCGTTCGGGGCTCCCGGGAAGCGGCCCGCGAGCCCGATGACGGCGATGTCCGACGACGCCACGGGTGAGGGCTCGGGCGTCGGGAGGTGGGCCTCTAAGACCTGGCGGTCCGCGAGCGCGACCTCGGGAGGCGCGGCCTGCGGCGGCGGCGCCTTCGCGGCGAAGGCCTTCTCCACGGCGCCTGCGTGGGTCTTCAGGAGGAAGTCCCGGAGGCGGAAGACGTTCGGGTAGTCGAAGAGGGTCGTCGTGCGCAGGGACAGGCCCAGGGTCCGGTTGAGGCTGTTGACCAGACCGATGCCCATGATGGAGTTGATCCCGTACTCCGCGAACTGCTGCTCGCGGTCGATGCGGTCCTCCGGCATCCCGAGGATCTCCGCGACGAGGCGCACGATTTCACCCTCGACCGCCCGGCCCAGGTCCACCGGGGGCTGCGCCGCCACGGGCCGGGGCGAAGACGCCGCTGGGGGGCGCGCCGACGCCGTGCTTGCCGGCGCGGTTGCACCAGGTTTCCCGTAGGCGGGCGCCGACGCCGTTCTCGGAGCCTCGACTGCGGGGGGCGCGAACGCAGGCATCGTCGTTGGCGCGAACCCCGACGGCGTTGCCATCGTCGCGGGTGCGAACGCCGAGGTCGGCGGCACTGGCGCGTACGCGGGCGGTGACGCCACCGTCGCTGGCGCGAACACGGGCGCGGGGCCGTGGCCCGAGGGGCGTTCGAACGCCGGAGGTGTCACCTGCCCAGCGCGCGGTGGCGCTGCTTCCGGGGCCATGCCGGCCTGTGCCAGTGGCGACGGGACGTAGGTCCGGGCCACCTTCGGCGCATCCAGCCAGTAGCGCTCCTGCGCGAACGGGTACGTCGGCAGCGGCATGCGCCGGCAGCCCTCGCCCTGCGGGAGGACCGCCCAGTCGATGCCCGCCCCTCCGACCCACAGCTCGGCGAGCCGGGGCAGCTTCCCCTTGCGTGCCCAGCTTCTCAGCATCACCTGCGCGTCCTCGTCGTCGCTCAGGAGAGTGTTGCGGCGGCCCGCGCCCTTCGCGCTGCCCACGAAGGTCTCCCCGTCCTGACGCCCCGACAGGAACGCGCGCAGCCTCTGGAGCAGCTCCGCGGCGCTCCCCGCCACGATGGCCAGCCGCTCCTCCATCTCCTCACGGCCGACCTGCAACGTGTACGCAATGTCCGCGAGCGGAAGCTCCGCCACCGGGCCCTGCGCCGCCTGCGCGGCCGCGCGGCCCACGCCCCGCGCCTCCAGCGCCTGGACCAGGGGCTTCAACGACAGGCTTCCACTCAGCACCGACGAGGACAGCTCCACGTCGCAGGCCTCGTTCACCCGACCCAGCAGCTCCGCCACCCCCGCGGGCCCCAGCGCCGTCGCGCCCCAGTCCTCCTCGCGGCGCAGCTCGTCCACGGCAATCCCGAGCACCGCGGACGCAGCGGACAGCACGATGTCCTCCGCGCTCCCCTTCACCGCGCCAGTGCCTGCCGGGGCAATGCCCAGGCGCTCCTCGATGAATCGGATCAACTGCGCCGCTTGGTCCTTCAGCCGGTCCGCGCTCCGGGCGGACAGGGGGAAGAGCCAGGGGCCGGACGACGACGCGACGCCCTGGGGCCGGGCCGTCACGTACTCCTCGAGCGCCACATGGGCATTGGCGCCTCCGAAGCCGAAGGAGCTCACGCCCGCGCGCCGGGGAATCATCCGTCCCTCGGCGTCCGTCAGGCGCGTCCAGGGCTGCGTCTTGTGGACGATGTAGAAGGGGCTGCCCTCCAGCCGGACCAGCGGGTTGAGCTTCTGGACGTGGAGGCTCGCCGGCAGCTCGCCGTGGCGCATGGCCATCAGCACCTTCACCACGCCCGCGAGGCCCGCGGCCGACTCCAGGTGCCCGACGTTCGTCTTGATGGACCCGATGCCGCAGTAGTTCGCCTGCTTCAGCGCCCGGCCGCGCCGCCGCGCGAGCTGGGTGAAGGCCGCCTTCAGGCCCTCCACCTCCACGGGGTCTCCCAGCTCGGTGCCCGTGCCGTGCGCTTCCATGTACGTGACGGTCTCCGGCTCGAAGCCCGCGTCGTCCAGCGACCCGAGGATGAGCTCCGCCTGGGCCTTCGGGTTCGGCGCGGTCAGCGAGTTGGCCCGGCCGCCGTGGTTCTGCCGGGAGCCTCGGACGACCGCGTGGATGGGATCCGCGTCCGCCTCCGCCTGATCCAACCGCTTGAGCACCACCACCACCGAGCCCTCACCGCGCACGTAGCCGTTCGCCGACGCGTCGAAGGTCTTGCAGCGCCCGTCGCGGGAGAGGATGCCCACCTGCGCGAGGTTCTGCGTCACCTCCGGCAGGGCCAGCACGTTGACGCCTCCGGCGATGGCGATGTCGCACTCACCGGACCGCAGCGACTGCACCGCGCGGTGGAGCGCGACGACGCTGCTCGCGCAGGCGGCGTTGTGGACCTCGCTGGGGCCCCGGAAGTTGAAGAAGTAGGAGATGCGGTTGGCCAGCATCGTCAGGGCGTTGCCGGTCTCCACCTGCGCGTGCAGGAGGCCGTGATGCGACAGGCGGTGGTGGTAGTCCTGCGACCACACGCCCATGAAGACGCCGACGTTGCGCCCCGACAGCTTCGAGGGCGGCAGCCCCGCGTCCTCCAGCGCCTTCCAGGTGCTCTGCAGCAGCATGCGCTGCTGCGGGTCCATCAGCTCCGCCTCGCGCGGGGAGGCACCGAAGAACGACGCGTCGAAGCAGTCGAACCCGGGCGCGAATCCGCCCCAGCGCAGGTAGGTGCCGTCCTCCTCGCCCCACGCCTTCCAGTCCCACCGGTTCGTGGGCGCTTCGGAGATGAGGTGCTCCCCCGCGCGCAGGCTGCGCCAGAGCTCGTCCACGTCCCGGGCGCCGGGGAACACACCGGACATCCCGATGATCGCGACGCCCCGCTCCGTGCCCATGTCCCGCTGGAGTCCACGGGCCTCGGGAGCCGTAGCCGTCGTACGCGGAGCTTCCGTAGCGACCATCGCGGCGGCCAGGGGCGCCGCGTGTGTTGAAGGCCCGGGTGCTGCGGCAGACGCCGGTGCTCCGGCGGAGGCAGGCGCTGCGACAGCCGTGGGTGCTTCCGCAGGGGCTGCGCCAGACGCGGGTGCTGTGGCGGGCGTGACGTTCGCGGGAGCCTGGGCCCGCGCGAGCTCCTCGCCGTACTGCTCCCAGAGGTGCTCCGCGATGCTCGCGATGGTCGGGTGCGAGAAGAACAGGGACGGGTTGAAGTCCACCTTGAACTGACGCTCGATGCGGGCGGCGAAGTCCTTGAGCCCCAGCGAGTCGAAGCCCACGTCCCCCAGGCTGTCGTGCGCCCCGAGGGCTCCCGCGTCGACGCGGAGGATCTCCGTGCCGGCGGCCAACAGCTCCGCCTCCACCTTCCGGGTGAAGGCCCGCGCGTCAATCGCCGGAGCGCGAGGTGCCGGAAGCGACGGCGCGGCGGATGCGACCTGCTGGGCAGGAGGAGGCGAGGACTTCGACACGGCGGGCACCTCTCCCTGGGCAGGCACGGAAGACTTCGGAGCGGCAGCGTTCACGGACACCCGGCCCTCGCGCTCGGCGCGCAGCGGCGAGTCTTCAATCCAGTGCCGGCGACGCACGAACGGGTACAGCGGGAGGGCGACCTTCGCGTAGGCGCCGTCCGGATAGAGCGCGTCCCAGCGCACGTCCACGCCCCGGAGCCACAGCTTCAGGGCCGTGTCCCAGAAGCTGTCATCCAGGGTGCGCGCCTGGGCGGGCAGCACGGTGAGTTCCGCCGGACGCGCCAGGGTCGTCTCCCCCAGCGCGAGGCACGCGAAGTCCTCTCCTGCATCGGGCGCCTGCTGGAGCGCCTGCGCGCGACCCAGCCATTGCGCGAAGTCCCCCGCCTCGTGCAGCCGCCCGCTGCGTCCCTCCAGCAGCGGGCACACCGCCCCCGGCCGCAGCCGGCGCTGACGCGCGTGCGCCAGCGTGGCGATGCGCTCGAAGTCCGGCTGCTCCACCGCGAGCAACTCCACCAGCTCCCTGCGAGGAATCACCTCGCCGGACACCAGCTCCAGCAGCTCCCGCAGGACGGGGTCCAGCCGCTCCAGCGCGGTGTCCAGCTCCCACTTCTGCTGGAGCGACCGCAGCAGCACCGCGCTCACGAACGCGAACAGCAGCCGCTGGTGCCGGTCCTCGACGTCCTTCAGCGGATGGGTGCCATCCAGCAGTGAGGTGAGCCCCGCGTGCAGCCCGCCCAGGGCGGGAGCCCACTCGGCCGCGAGCTTGCGGAAGGAGTGCTGCTTGCGGATGAGCAGCCGCGCGCTCTCCACCCACGGCACGAGCGTGTCCCCCACGCCATGGGCCCGCGCCACCAGGTCGCGCAGGTAGTCCGCGTCCAGCGCGTACCGCATCCACACCCCGCCGCCCACGGGATCGACGAAGGGCACCGATGGCCGCGACAGCTCCACCGCGCCCGGCGACAGCTCTCCGCGCAGCACGCGCAGCGCGTCCGTCAGCCGCACGACCCCGCTGACGACCAGGGCCGGCCACACGCCATCGCCGTGGCCCGTGATGCGCTCGGGAACGAAGCCCGTGGCCAGCAGCCCGGCGACGTAGGCATGGGCCGCCACGAAACCGCCCTCCGGCGTCGCCAGCGCCTCCGCCTGCTGCGCCTCCTCCACCCACCGCCGCAGCGCTCCCCCCGGCACGAGCCGCGAGGCCGCCCCCTGCCCTCCCACGCCGGACCCCACCCGCAGCAACCAGGACCGCGGCCCATGGCGCTCCGCCTGAGGGGCCTGCGCCAGGAACCGGCGGACGCCGTCCCGCGCCTCCACGACGACGCCCAGCCGGTACGGCAGCGACTGCCGTCCCCGCGCGAGCGTCCCGCACACGTCCTCCAGCCGCTGCCCGTCGAAGTCCTTCCCCGACGCGAACGTGCTCCACGCCTCCACCAGATGGGAGAGGCTGACCGCGGAGTTCGCCGACAGCGTGAAGACCTGGGGGCCCTGCTCGGCCTGTTCACGGTGCGCGGTGTCCGGCGGCGCGGCCTCCACCAGCACCTGTGCGTTCACGCCGCCGAAGCCGAAGCAGGTCATGCCCGCGCGCAGCGGGACGTCCTCCCGGACGCTCTTCCACGGCGCCGAGGCCCGCGCGAACTGGAACGGGCTGGCGTCGAAGTCCACCAGCGGGTTCACCGTCTTCACGTCGATGCTGGGCGCGATCCATCGGTGCCTCAGCATCAGCAAAATCTTGATGAGGCTCGCCACGCCCGACGCGGGCTCCAGGTGGCCGACGTTCGGCTTCACCGACCCCAGCTGGCAGAAGTTGCGCGCCTGCGTGTGCTTGCGGAACGCCTGTGTGAGGCCCTCGAACTCGATGGGGTCTCCCAGCGACGTGCCCGTCCCGTGGGACTCCATGTAGCTCACGGTGTCCAGGCCGAAGCCCGCGTCCTCGCTGGCGGCCAGCGTCACGTCACGCAGGGCCGGCATGCTGGGCGCGGTGAGGCCGCGGCCGTGCCCGTTGTGGTTCACCGCCGTGCCCCGCACGAGCGCGAGGACCCGGTTGTGCTCGGCCCGCGCGTCGCTCAGCCGCTGGAGCAGCACCAGCCCGATGCCCTCGCCGGGCGCGTAGCCGTCCGCGTCCACGTCGTACGTCTTGCTCTTGCCCTCCGGGCTGAACAGCCGGAGCTGTTCGAAGGCGTCGAACTTCCACGGGTGGAGGTTCAGGCTGGCGCCGCCCACGAGCGCGTAGTCGCACTCGCCGCGCAGCAGC
This genomic window contains:
- a CDS encoding SDR family NAD(P)-dependent oxidoreductase, which encodes MRSKSGVPGESIAIIGMACRFPGAKDVEAYWHNLVAGVSSIQPLPRERWVTKPSSQGQWSGLVEHVDSFDAAAFGISPAEADNMDPQQRLVLEEAWHCFEDAAVPLERLREKKTGVFIGTMSSDYLQELGMAGVTASRYASTGGFACIVANRVSYVFGFRGPSMAVEAACTSSLVALHEAKDALLRGECDYALVGGASLNLHPWKFDAFEQLRLFSPEGKSKTYDVDADGYAPGEGIGLVLLQRLSDARAEHNRVLALVRGTAVNHNGHGRGLTAPSMPALRDVTLAASEDAGFGLDTVSYMESHGTGTSLGDPIEFEGLTQAFRKHTQARNFCQLGSVKPNVGHLEPASGVASLIKILLMLRHRWIAPSIDVKTVNPLVDFDASPFQFARASAPWKSVREDVPLRAGMTCFGFGGVNAQVLVEAAPPDTAHREQAEQGPQVFTLSANSAVSLSHLVEAWSTFASGKDFDGQRLEDVCGTLARGRQSLPYRLGVVVEARDGVRRFLAQAPQAERHGPRSWLLRVGSGVGGQGAASRLVPGGALRRWVEEAQQAEALATPEGGFVAAHAYVAGLLATGFVPERITGHGDGVWPALVVSGVVRLTDALRVLRGELSPGAVELSRPSVPFVDPVGGGVWMRYALDADYLRDLVARAHGVGDTLVPWVESARLLIRKQHSFRKLAAEWAPALGGLHAGLTSLLDGTHPLKDVEDRHQRLLFAFVSAVLLRSLQQKWELDTALERLDPVLRELLELVSGEVIPRRELVELLAVEQPDFERIATLAHARQRRLRPGAVCPLLEGRSGRLHEAGDFAQWLGRAQALQQAPDAGEDFACLALGETTLARPAELTVLPAQARTLDDSFWDTALKLWLRGVDVRWDALYPDGAYAKVALPLYPFVRRRHWIEDSPLRAEREGRVSVNAAAPKSSVPAQGEVPAVSKSSPPPAQQVASAAPSLPAPRAPAIDARAFTRKVEAELLAAGTEILRVDAGALGAHDSLGDVGFDSLGLKDFAARIERQFKVDFNPSLFFSHPTIASIAEHLWEQYGEELARAQAPANVTPATAPASGAAPAEAPTAVAAPASAGAPASAAAPGPSTHAAPLAAAMVATEAPRTTATAPEARGLQRDMGTERGVAIIGMSGVFPGARDVDELWRSLRAGEHLISEAPTNRWDWKAWGEEDGTYLRWGGFAPGFDCFDASFFGASPREAELMDPQQRMLLQSTWKALEDAGLPPSKLSGRNVGVFMGVWSQDYHHRLSHHGLLHAQVETGNALTMLANRISYFFNFRGPSEVHNAACASSVVALHRAVQSLRSGECDIAIAGGVNVLALPEVTQNLAQVGILSRDGRCKTFDASANGYVRGEGSVVVVLKRLDQAEADADPIHAVVRGSRQNHGGRANSLTAPNPKAQAELILGSLDDAGFEPETVTYMEAHGTGTELGDPVEVEGLKAAFTQLARRRGRALKQANYCGIGSIKTNVGHLESAAGLAGVVKVLMAMRHGELPASLHVQKLNPLVRLEGSPFYIVHKTQPWTRLTDAEGRMIPRRAGVSSFGFGGANAHVALEEYVTARPQGVASSSGPWLFPLSARSADRLKDQAAQLIRFIEERLGIAPAGTGAVKGSAEDIVLSAASAVLGIAVDELRREEDWGATALGPAGVAELLGRVNEACDVELSSSVLSGSLSLKPLVQALEARGVGRAAAQAAQGPVAELPLADIAYTLQVGREEMEERLAIVAGSAAELLQRLRAFLSGRQDGETFVGSAKGAGRRNTLLSDDEDAQVMLRSWARKGKLPRLAELWVGGAGIDWAVLPQGEGCRRMPLPTYPFAQERYWLDAPKVARTYVPSPLAQAGMAPEAAPPRAGQVTPPAFERPSGHGPAPVFAPATVASPPAYAPVPPTSAFAPATMATPSGFAPTTMPAFAPPAVEAPRTASAPAYGKPGATAPASTASARPPAASSPRPVAAQPPVDLGRAVEGEIVRLVAEILGMPEDRIDREQQFAEYGINSIMGIGLVNSLNRTLGLSLRTTTLFDYPNVFRLRDFLLKTHAGAVEKAFAAKAPPPQAAPPEVALADRQVLEAHLPTPEPSPVASSDIAVIGLAGRFPGAPNARAFWKLLESGRSAITEVPASRWDWTRHYDPDPMKRDKTHCKWGGFLTDIDKFDARFFGITGREAELAEPQQRVFLEECWSALEDAGYATDEASRLRVGVFAGVNAGDYTLNLQQAGVQTEAQALAGNDCSVIPARLSYFLNLKGPSISLDTACSSSLTAIHLACRSLLAGDCEMAVAGGVFIAVTPSFYIKTSNAGMLSPRGQCRTFDDGADGFVPGEAAAAVVLKPLAAALRDRDHIYGVIKGTGVNQDGKTNGLTAPSALSQEELERSVYERAGVHPETISYVEAHGTGTRLGDPIEVQALTNAFRASTDRTRFCGLGSVKTNVGHTAAAAGVTGLIKLLLSLEHGSLPPSLGLERENEHIDFQSSPFYVVRQLQPWPRQEGRPRRAALSSFGFSGTNAHLVLEEAPVEARATGEVPDSHALIVLSGRTEEALLRRMRDLDGWLEAEGAVASLEDVSHTLLLGRRHFAVRAAFIVRNVAELREQLREALRQPTGARGTWFAEVANVTSRPPMDAAADEARWREARASGARFAEQLHALATAWLKGGSVEGTRLFAGRERRRVSLPTYPFARTRHWIGEPARDAHLLLGAVEAGGTLDTGLVFTRRLPEEAWVVAEHRVRGHAILPGVAYLEMAHEAARQALGPGQYTLRRVVWLQKLAVEGAGRDVRLTLRRGESGRLDFLVQSQGTEGDGWTTHAQGEVHTGSQPEVGAHVSLEELRARCERRLDAPELYQRYEGIGLRYGESFRSVREVRCGATEALSHLAVSGKQREEWNQWGLPPGMLDGAMQSVLGVVEQAPGTTVMPFAVEEVVLRRAVPTEAFAAIKQLGRLRYDVAILDAKGEVCVELNEVTLREWRDTKPQAAAKPEPSVKAEALLYAPRWEPAPAPVRAREWNAATQGARVVLVGHEGSAELEEAMAQAHAAEGVVRVRLSERTHRHGPGQWEWNRRDEAGAQEWLQEAGGLTRLYFLGAVDAKLTARVEDEAALEASQERGVVALFSLVKALSVHGWALKPLELRVVTVGAHRVVEGESPRPWGASVQGFAKAVANEYPALRVSYVDVGVEDIARSQWVEGVVGEEGDGKGADVALRQARRYVRRLLPVKRLHQGRVPLRQRGVYLLVGGGGGIGLAVGEWLARKYAARLVIVGRRAAEGDLAQKLKGLEAAGAEVEYVRADVTKPGEAARVVAQAKQRFGTVHGVFHLAVVIEDQLLERMTEGMLRTVLDSKVKASVAVHAALEGEPLECAVFFSSGQSFWGNVGASNYSAGCTFQDAYAAWLREVKNVPAFALNWGSWGSLGLVADEGLRRRLENQGILPMEAHEGMEGMEAVLAGAAPQMMIFKGTRPLLERLGVDFSRSVEVYAPATPGLEARALQEAPVWEQRAGGRLPGVEDAYAQVEAWGRAMLLGALKRLGAVVHAGEEWDAQTRARQVGVVEDHARLWQAMLGVLERGGYVERRGTFIRVTPRAETSPDARELEAWREHLLVTHPEFKPHLDLMWATLSRAHEVLRGELLPTEVLFPDSSSALVEAYYRGHPLADYFNRLVAIMCRWFVEERRRSGSQEPVRILEVGAGTGSTTAFVLEALKDVGAVEFVFTDVGLGFVNAARKQFGAAYPFATFQVLDVEKRPEAQGLVPGSFDLVMGTNVLHATKNIRRTLEQVKVLMKHHGWLAISELTDVPEYTTLTFGFLKGWWLFEDVADRLPDAPLLSIPGWSAALQDTGFRPLVACGQPGGLGHGLAQHVMLGVSDGCVGAPAMVSAQPPAPVVSAPPKPPAPPRPEAPPAPVPKPPAATPRVTGSSEEQRRQVEREIIQVAAVVLRIPEHELLPELPFAELGVDSILAVDLSDKLNRALSVALRSTDLFNYGSVRQLARHILELRGSAPSRAPVNGEDEMLSMLAALESGDVSIDEVDDFLERRHG